The following DNA comes from Hyphococcus flavus.
AATTTTTAAAATCAGTTCCACAATCTGTTCGCCAACCGGCATTTGCCGAACCAGCGCCTGCGCGGCAAGCAAATCATCACGGGTCATAACTGCATCAACTACCGATGTGTCGGCGCCCGTAGTTGATTCCAGCATGCGCTTTTCAGCATCGAGATCCGGATATTCCACATTAATTTGCAACAGAAACCTATCCAATTGCGCTTCTGGAAGAGGATAGGTGCCTTCCTGTTCGATCGGGTTTTGCGTCGCGAGAACATGGAACGGCTCTGGAAGGTCGTGACGCGCCCCGGCAACTGTTACGTGCTGTTCCTGCATCGCTTGCAGAAGTGCTGATTGTGTGCGGGGAGAAGCCCTGTTGATCTCGTCCGCCATTAAAAGTTGGCAGAATATTGGACCGGGAATGAAACGAAACTCCCGTCTTCCCTCTGCGCTTTCTTCCAGTACCTCAGAGCCCAGAACGTCCCCCGGCATCAGGTCAGGCGTGAACTGAACCCGCTTGGCGGAAAGCCCCATCATATCCGCGATCGACGTGACGAGAAGCGTCTTGGCAAGGCCCGGCGCACCGACGAGAAGCCCATGGCCGCCTGCGGCAAGTGTAGCAAGGGTCAGATCGATGACATTTCCCTGGCCAAAAACGACCTTTCCCAATGCGGCGCGAGCGCGCCCGAATTTCACCGAAATCTCATCAAATTTTTGTAAAATATCCTGATCAGGCTGGTTTTCGGTCATAAACTAAGTGCTTTACTCTTGGGATAAGGGCTTCGAATCCTGACATGATTTCAATTAGCATGTCTCAATGAAGGTTAAAAAACCGCTTGGCAAGGAAAGTGAACGTATTGTCGAAAAAGTGTTGCCCCTTGCGGGGTTAAGGCCAATGTCTTTACCATATCGCTCTAGCGTATCGTGATTGAGCAATTGAGCTTACACGGGTCGCTAGGTGGGGTA
Coding sequences within:
- a CDS encoding AAA family ATPase, which codes for MTENQPDQDILQKFDEISVKFGRARAALGKVVFGQGNVIDLTLATLAAGGHGLLVGAPGLAKTLLVTSIADMMGLSAKRVQFTPDLMPGDVLGSEVLEESAEGRREFRFIPGPIFCQLLMADEINRASPRTQSALLQAMQEQHVTVAGARHDLPEPFHVLATQNPIEQEGTYPLPEAQLDRFLLQINVEYPDLDAEKRMLESTTGADTSVVDAVMTRDDLLAAQALVRQMPVGEQIVELILKIVRSARPVDNASERVRNFVAWGPGPRASQAFSLAARALALIDGRHAPSLDDVKRLAGPVLRHRMALNFAARSEGIDTDKFIEEILAGA